In Silene latifolia isolate original U9 population chromosome 6, ASM4854445v1, whole genome shotgun sequence, the genomic window tctcaggccaaaatccAGTTTTTGCTCGTCTAACcaatatttgaatcgtgttatgcattgttcatgcatataaactcataaaaacattaaagacatgaaatagatgagatatttacaccctcagacttacgtgtattgatgtttgcgatgtagacgactttagagacggttttctcgtagcgactactcacgatcaaagaagtttaaaagagtgccttaaaaaaggatttgttttgaaaatgagttgaaaatatgttaattaaaacatgttgattgatgaattgaattggtcgaatgggtcggtcgaatgcatggcgacggtaccaaacaaaatgtgtaaggcttgtgctttctatcggtaggtcgaaaacacgtgccGATTTTGTGACTTATGAAGTCGGGTCTAGacgtttaagagagaggtgaggaggcggacgctcgcgtgaatattatggtgtgtgatggtgggtaataatagagaaatgtgggatggtagatcggttgagtttgcttagaggctaagaagacaccccattgaggcgcgaggcacctagtgactgaaaggggtgtactgtccctttcagaaatttggattttccatttgttctaaccaatgttttgttggttgtgatttgtggtctttgatggttgTTTAGCCGTCTAAGCTTGatcttgggtgttatttggggtaggtattttgtgttctTGACTCGGgattgacccgtgtgagtcgggatttgaatttcgggtcggtttttggcccggtgtcggttttgactctaattagggtcattttaatggaaattacATGATAAAGACAATCATGGCATTTTTTTCGACATTTGAGATTTGGTTTGATTCGGGTTGACTCAGATTAACTCGAGtagcgggtttctgagtcggttttgagtccgaagacggttttaactctaaataatgttattttaatgcaaatgaagttagaaaaccatttttgaaatcatttttcatattcgagtagtgcattaaaccgtctcatgtatagccaatccacgcacgcatattaagaacacgttatagtccgatcatcatcgggtgattttttggaaggtgcagatactgggtatctacataaaCATAAATATATGTgactaataacatgttatatgtcacatatCCCACATGATACAATTGACAAAACACATTttgtaaaatggaagtccattttaaaTGTAGGGGGCCGGTTTTTGTAGTAGTGGGAGGGTAATGATGTTTGTTCTTTTCTATACAAGAAACATAATCATTCTCCTACTAACCTACACCCTAGATATGCTCTTGAGAAGGCAAATAAAACAAGCAAGCTTCCCTCTTTTCTCCCACCCAAAACCGGCACCACCACTACTCATATAATAATGTGAgttgttcttatttcttttttttaggtgaaatgtaagaattatattaaaatcaaaagaaatataCAAGGAGATGTACCAAGGTACAAatcaagataaaaaaaaaacattacatCCAAGGTATCCCACAATTCCATTTTCTCAACCAAGCTCTATCCTTACTACAAATGATGCTGCCTCTTGCTCAGGATTCTCGTTTTAGCTTCAGCAATGATCTTTTCAGCCAGCTTAAGAGGAGGAGTAAGCACTGCATTTAACCTTGCGTTAttcctttcaaaccaaatatgGTAATGACAGGAGGTCTAAATCTGACAGTGCACTTGCTGTTTCAGACCTTTCATGTTGTTGCCATTGAGCCCCAGTCCTGCCATTGTAACATCAACACGAAATCCACACCATTGTTTAATCTCCATCAAGACTCTCTTACTATACTCACACTGAAAAAAAATGCTCCTGAGTCTCAGTTGAGTTCTAACAGATACAGCAATGCTGCTCTTGACAGTAACCATAAGAGAACAATTTAGCTCTAGTATTAAGACCATTGTTCATGGATATCCACGTGATAAGGGAGTGTTTAGGGACATTCCATGAATTCCATATAGCATGTGCCCAATTCTGAGGAGCAGCTTTATGTCTTAGCCATTTATAGCAGCGCCTGATAGTGAAGCCAACACCATCAGGGGTCGATTGATCCTCAACATAAGCATCCTTGATCATGTCTTTAACCTTACAGACATTTTTCCAAGACCAAGCTACATCAGCAGGAAGTTGATAATCATGCCAGCTCCTACCCTTGATATGAACCTGATTGACCCACCTAATCCAAAGCCGATCAGCTTTACAGCATAGCCAGTCAACTAGCTTGGCCACAGATGCAATGTTCCATAAAGCAGTCCTTTTAATTCCTAACCCACCTTCTTCCTTTGGAAGAGTGACCTTGTCCCATCCCACAGAGGGGACTCTGTGATAATCAGCTAAACCATCCCAGAGGTAGTTCCTGCAAACTGCCTCAATGCGTTTAACAACACACTTTGGAATAAGGAAAATACCAGACCAGTAGTTATGAAGTGTGTTCAAGAGTGAATTAATCAATACAAGTCTGCCAGCATAAGACAGTTTTTTAGCTCCCAAGCTACGGATTCTATTAACCATTTTCTCCACCAAAATATTGCACTCAATCTTGGTTAATCTGGTAGCTTGTACAGGCACCCATAGGTATCTAAAAGGCATGGAGTCTTCAGTAAACCATGTGACCTGCTGAATGCCATCTTTAATAGCTTGAGCTACTCCATTGTAATACACCTCAGATTTGGAACTATTCATGGACATGCCAGAGGCTttagaaaaaagaagaaaatgctCTCATCATCAGCATTATGGACTGAATATTACCTTTACAAAACATTAacaaatcatcagcaaacattaagTGATTCAATTTGAGATTCTTGCAAAGAGGATGATACTGGAACGACCATTTATCAGTAGCAAAGTGCAACATCCTGGATAAGTAATCCATACACAAGGCAAAGATAAGAGGTGAGATAGGATCCCCTTGTCTAAGACCCCTCTTACCTCTGAAGAAACCAAAGCAACTTCCATTTAAGTTCACACAATAGGAGGCGGTTTGAATACAGCTCATGACTTTTTGGGAGAATTATGTGGGAAAACCCATACCATCAAGCAGTTGTTCCACAAAACTCCACTCAACTGTATCATAAGCTTTTTGCAAATCAATTTTGAATAAGCATCTTGGAAATACAGCTTGCTTATTATACATCTTGACAATATCTTGGCAGATTAGTACATTCTCAATAATGGACCTGCCTTTGATAAAAGCTCCTTGATTCTCACTAATAAGATCAGGCAGAACCATAGATAATCTATTACAAAGCAATTTAAAAATGACCTTGTAAATCAGATTACAACAAGCAATAGGTCTAAACTGCTTAACAGATGATGGTCTCTCACATTTAGGAATGAGAATGATAGTGGTAGCATTTATTTGCTTAAGCAGCTTACCAGTAGAGAAAAAATCTTGAATAGTAGAGAAAACTTCACTCCCCACAACATCCCAGCTATCCTTGAAAAATTCACTGGTGTAGCCATCAGGCCTAGGTGATTTGTCAATAGGCACCTTAAACAAAGCCTCTTTAATCTCCTCAATAGTGACTGGCTTATTCAGGATCTCCTTATAAGCTTCAGTGCAGCATTTACCAGTGTCAATCACCTgctgtgtaacaccccgtaaatttgaagacctttattatattttaaaagtaatattttaatctattttaatttaatattaatttatttgaaataaaatttatttaataaaatgtaatcttattttattttgaagaaatgtaattatttttgatagtttagaaatgtttaaaagtgatttaaactatatttaaaccttttcctttggtaaaatagatttcggataaaagtcgtaaaattgggattttcccatttcttacggtcgttgggtaaacgagtttggatattgggcatatgagtacttaatcttttagtaaaatcgtgtttaagaactttaatattctcggaaatcgcgttcgacgaatatttctaattaccgtcgaagcaaaccccaaaacgtaaacaaatgacccatctccccatgccttttggctggccacctaccctccattgtcccctctttcaattctcatttcctccataattcactctctctcttcctttcatcaaacaccaaatttaTCTCAAAAAttctccttacaatccctaactccaccataaatcctttatttctccaccaaatctcataaaaattatatatttgaaatcctctcttcaatcctcatctactagtaagctttattttcatttcccccaattttgttttaaggctcatcttttagggttttcgaaatTAAGcctaataattgtgtttttgttgttcttataggtgaagaatttgaagatgagttaggtgactcatatattgtagaagatggTGAGTGATTTCGGCTTCTAGGGctctttctcaagtgttattgttctctttttctagcttaaggtaactattccgagtcactcgacgaattaatgtcacattagtagttgtatttgttgtttgttgttgtttgttgtcgtttgttgttgttttttgttgtttgttgttgtttgagacgatcttgttgataaatgaatgaatggagtaagatgagtatgcttatgtttaatttatgttacacATTTGTATATtgttgtttggaacaaatttagatgaggaattatgtgttgtgacaagtccgtgttttggctggaacgcgtcagtactgGACCGAGAcagtttccaatgtttccaaaaatatgacagattgaacggcatcgaaaaattaggtggtttagccacttgactcactcaattcggagtccgtacgagtaaatggcgtcgttttatcgattaaaaatttatagaaaagtttacccttgtgtgagacggttatttatgctattttattatgcgagaattttgtggaattagttattttgtaagttggaatattttCTTTacgttgatagtgttcacatgatagaaattggaatattgcatgagaatgatattgtaatgaatgttgtgatttgggccaaaatgggccaagactctgagctgggccagtttgaccgaatgagtttggtcaaactaggtttaaaccggtcagcctcgatttgaccaatgacccgtcgcgggactcgggtcgagggtttgtctttgaggtgagattggttgttattggatgttacatgttatgccttgatatttgtaataatcatttcacatgttgttttttggatgctttggatgccttatacttgagtcttgttgcttctttgccattttagcttgttctcatggattatggtactgttggttagctagaatttggattattattgatattggagatattgttggattgtcagctgaatatgctcttgcgtagcctttcatatgctagggtgtgtatgatcattttcgtgtgcaagtttggactctttgccccttttatggttaattgggtgtcctacttgtcttgtgtggtgtgggctaaagtattcaagctggaactaggtcctaggtgagtatttcggccttcatcatagataggccattatagtctttgacgagtgtatgttcacagcttaatagcctttgtgtcttagcttggcgggtttatatccaagttagggcatgacctcctgacgtactcgtagtagtatgtggtcagcttaagtactagccaaccctttggtggactcctttggggtactcatgtgttgttatcatgggtcttggatgcggtagttttccgcatgtcgctaggtctgcgcaggtttaggactagggtgtttaccttacctcgtggtatagactcaaattacagagtgactattgactgcactaggaacttatgcctgtctctagatatattgtcctttcttgtttgatgattctatgaatcatagaaggtgagatgcaagccgtctatggttgatagagtttggattcctggatgttatgtgattcacatgatagtgtagtatgagtcggtctagtattcacatgctaggactatgtgttgttatattgttgttcacatgataagcacgattgtctagcatctatatgctaaggctatatgtgttattcatattcatattcttatgtttacatgttatattaattatgacatttcgtggctgggagaactcggagttactccccactgactgtggctttcgtatttgtataaaatgcgattgacaggtaggtgatgcatatataggatacatggacgagctagcgagcaaagtaaccttgggacctagattgactttattttattgtaatccttaaacactttttatgtcatgtactttttagggacatatgtctccctttttcatatttgggttgtataattttgtttcgcgactttagcgatgttttatttatgagatttattttagaccttgcatgtttgacaccttcccatttggatatttttataagaggttcaggttttaaaaattacaggtttttacccaaatgaacctattacaaacatatccatgcagttttattctagaattacgtgtttatttttccgcaatgaatgagggtgtcacatgctGCCTCACCATTTCAGTAGGTTTAGACGTTCCCAGCAGCTTTTGATAATAAGTAAGGAATGCATCCTGGATGCTCTGACTGGTAGAGCACATATGGCCATTATGATCTTCAATCTGAGTCACTTTATTCACAAAACATCTCTTCTTAATGGCCCCATGAAAATAGGCAGTGTTAGCATCTCCATCTTCCAACCACTGAGTCTTAGCTTTCTGTTTAAGATAGCATTGCCTTGCATCACTGAGTTCCTTAAAAGACTTCAGAGCTTTAATTTCCTTCTGGATCAATTCAACATTAAGAGGATCTTGCATCAGTTTGCCCTATATATTCATCACCTCCTTTTCAGCAAGAATTGCAGAGTTCTCTACATCAGAATAACATTCCTTATTCAACTCCTTAAGCCTCCTCTTTAGAGCTTTCAATTTCCTAGTAACACAATACATAGGATATCCAAAATAACTCTTTTGCCATTCCTCTTGGACAGTAGTAAGGAAAGAAGGGGCCTTACTCCACATGTTAAAGTATTTGAAATTGGTTTTCCTAATAGTATCCAGCTGATTATCCCTCACTACACAAGGGAAATGATCAAAATAACCAAAAGAAAAGAAGTGTGCAGTCATATTAGGGAACTGTTGAGACCAGTCCTGATTAACCAAGAACCTGTCCAGTCTACTGTATACCCTTGTTTGAGCTTCCTGCTTATTAGTCCAGGTATAAAAAGCACCAGTAGTTTG contains:
- the LOC141588018 gene encoding uncharacterized protein LOC141588018, which produces MEVALVSSEYHPLCKNLKLNHLMFADDLLMFCKASGMSMNSSKSEVYYNGVAQAIKDGIQQVTWFTEDSMPFRYLWVPVQATRLTKIECNILVEKMVNRIRSLGAKKLSYAGRLVLINSLLNTLHNYWSGIFLIPKCVVKRIEAVCRNYLWDGLADYHRVPSVGWDKVTLPKEEGGLGIKRTALWNIASVAKLVDWLCCKADRLWIRWVNQVHIKGRSWHDYQLPADVAWSWKNVCKVKDMIKDAYVEDQSTPDGVGFTIRRCYKWLRHKAAPQNWAHAIWNSWNVPKHSLITWISMNNGLNTRAKLFSYGYCQEQHCCIC